From Asterias rubens chromosome 3, eAstRub1.3, whole genome shotgun sequence, the proteins below share one genomic window:
- the LOC117288119 gene encoding 63 kDa sperm flagellar membrane protein-like: protein MTTKREPEVTHESESTTKPADESESTTSAEVEPTERVTVKPEVESTTEGRSEVTLTRTSKPEENTTKAVSVAPKSPEVTGQPIDPCFSDPCAGKANSECISKDDGSYTCSCIALYYESNGQCVASSTFKCRLRVTRIQTLQAEFTAELADPTSQDFQSMAADMTSVIDSIFMGSRMSNQYLGCTIFGFSSGSIIVDYIAHIDDVEPTNSTVVESAFTESYMQSANDGRLNVTADVAASGVTDFDECLSTTTNDCSVNASCINIEGAFTCECHSGLVDLAPTKPGRFCAAPQPKVCDNQADIDCSPYAACYDTDTRPEGYSCQCLSGFRDQSPSISLMPGRVCEEICPSSNCFNGGSCVSVYETGETICRCPEGFDGTKCENVVESGLSETLILVISLISVASLILIGITLLLCFTFYHRHTKESIKKLSLRSTSRRGEPSRFMQDADVWDPIIMDDRSSSHGSSSQQTLREPRHNQQMTTFSEQVRHDSHDDGISNLDFIDEEVESLARTNTTAMSKLPEVEVRSLILN, encoded by the exons ATGACGACAAAAAGGGAGCCTGAAGTAACACACGAATCTGAGTCTACGACAAAACCTGCTGACGAGTCTGAATCGACAACATCAGCAGAGGTTGAACCCACAGAGCGTGTGACTGTTAAGCCAGAGGTGGAGAGTACAACTGAAGGCAGGTCTGAAGTGACGCTAACAAGAACGAGTAAACCTGAGGAAAATACCACCAAAGCAGTTTCAGTTGCACCCAAAAGCCCTGAAGTTACAGGACAGCCTATTG ATCCGTGTTTCTCAGATCCGTGCGCTGGCAAAGCAAACAGTGAATGCATCTCCAAGGATGATGGGTCGTACACATGTTCCTGCATAGCTCTTTACTATGAATCAAACGGCCAGTGTGTAG CTTCCTCAACATTCAAGTGCCGTCTACGTGTCACTAGGATTCAGACCTTGCAGGCAGAGTTCACTGCTGAGCTGGCAGACCCAACGTCTCAGGATTTTCAGTCAATGGCTGCCGACATGACATCTGTC ATTGATAGTATATTCATGGGGAGCCGTATGTCAAACCAGTACCTTGGCTGCACCATTTTTGGATTTTCAAGCGGCTCAATCATCGTGGACTACATTGCTCACATTGACGATGTCGAACCAACCAATTCCACTGTGGTGGAGTCTGCATTCACAGAGTCTTACATGCAAAGTGCAAACGACGGGAGGCTTAACGTCACTGCTGATGTTGCAGCTAGCGGAGTCACAG ATTTTGATGAGTGTCTATCCACCACGACCAATGATTGCTCGGTCAATGCCAGCTGCATCAACATTGAGGGAGCGTTCACTTGTGAATGCCACTCTGGACTTGTTGATTTGGCCCCGACAAAACCAGGACGATTCTGCGCAG CTCCTCAACCTAAAGTGTGCGACAATCAAGCTGATATAGACTGCTCACCGTATGCTGCCTGTTACGACACTGACACACGCCCAGAGGGTTATAGCTGCCAGTGCCTCTCTGGCTTCCGTGATCAATCCCCAAGTATCAGCCTCATGCCGGGTAGAGTCTGTGAAG AAATTTGCCCTTCCAGTAACTGTTTCAACGGAGGTTCCTGTGTGAGTGTTTATGAGACTGGAGAAACAATATGCAG ATGTCCAGAGGGCTTCGACGGGACCAAATGTGAGAATGTTGTTGAATCAG GATTATCAGAAACGCTAATCCTAGTGATTAGCCTGATCTCTGTCGCCAGTCTGATCCTAATCGGGATTACTCTCCTCCTCTGCTTCACCTTCTACCATCGTCACACCAAGGAGAGCATCAAGAAGCTGTCTCTGAGGTCAACGAGCAGAAGAGGGGAGCCGTCTCGCTTCATGCAGGATGCTGATGTATGGGATCCAATCATCATGGATGATAGATCGAGTAGTCATGGTAGCAGTAGTCAGCAGACTCTCAGAGAG CCTCGACACAACCAGCAGATGACAACTTTCTCTGAGCAGGTACGTCATGACAGCCATGACGACGGTATCAGCAATCTGGATTTCATCGACGAAGAAGTGGAGTCATTGGCCAGGACAAACACAACTGCTATGAGCAAACTGCCAGAGGTTGAGGTAAGATCACTGATCCTAAACTGA